A region of Nerophis ophidion isolate RoL-2023_Sa linkage group LG28, RoL_Noph_v1.0, whole genome shotgun sequence DNA encodes the following proteins:
- the LOC133545304 gene encoding oocyte zinc finger protein XlCOF22-like isoform X1 has product MRKKNKERILRVKVKPTNHSSVVLVTNDMKWDYFGGARQGWLMNARQEERPLQQQEDPQPPHIKEEKEDLWVTQEEEFVPGQEEADLSKFPLTVVSVKTGEHEDKPPESSQLHHSPNLDEEHLPHEQDEEPQPPHIKEEEVPHYQHIKEGGEEPQPPHFKGEHKTPQSRHVKLTLHIKGQAEDPLNLHIKNEEEDPLTPYIKKEEEDQEPLHIKGEEEEHRISQPKWLEEFPVTGVPVKSEDDEVKGESEERGGGEPPSSSSTQHMTTEADGDHCGGSQADKLLAPLSDSEDTTSHSSDTDDEDSKDDKTCHTDNTHFKCSHCDKTFKYHSKLKRHMRIHTGEKPFICLICGKGFVESHALKVHIRIHTGEKTFICSICGKRFSVCHNLNVHMTIHTGEKTFSCSTCGKGFTQSHYLKVHMRTHTSEKPFSCSTCGKGFTQNQHLRRHMRTHTGEKPFSCSTCGKGFTQSQHLRRHMRTHTSEKTSSCSTCGKGFTQSQNLRRHMRTHTGEKPFSCSTCGKGFTQSQHLKRHMRTHNGKKTFSYSTCCKGITESQSLKRHKRTHTGEKSHSCSICNRSFRLRLNLVAHMKRHTGEKVLSCSVCGERFSSKYQCKKHKCAGENSSSK; this is encoded by the exons atgag aaagaagaacaaggagaggatattgcgcgTAAAAGTGAAGCCAACTAATCACAGCTCTGTTGTCCTGGTCACCAATGACATGaagtgggactattttggaggtgcacgtcaaggttggctg atgaacgctcgtcaagaagaacgtccccttcagcagcaggaggatccacagcccccccataTTAAAGAAGAAAAGGAGGATCTTTGGGTTACTCAGGAGGAAGAGTTTGTTCCAGGGCAGGAGGAGGcggatctcagcaagtttccactgactgttgtctctgtgaagactggagagcatgaagacaaaccacctgagtcctcacagcttcatcacagtccaa acctcgatgaagaacatcttcctcatgagcaggatgaggagccacagcccccccacattaaagaagaagaggtaccacattaccaacacattaaagagggaggagaggagccacagcccccccactttaaaggggaacataagaCGCCACAGTCCCGtcatgttaaactgacccttcacattaaagggcaagcggaggatccactgaacttacacatcaaaaatgaagaagaggacccactgaccccatacattaaaaaggaagaggaggaccaagagccgctgCACATTAAAggggaagaggaggaacaccgcatcagtcagcctaaatggttggaggagttcccagtgactggtgtccctgtgaagagtgaagatgatgaggtcaaaggtgaaagtgaggagaggggagggggggagcctccaagcagcagctcaacacaacacatgacaacagaagctgatggagaccactgtggaggatcacaagcagacaagctcttagctccactatcagatagtgaggacacaacgtcacactcttctgacactgatgatgaagactctaaagatgataagacatgtcacactgacaacactcacttcaaatgttctcaTTGTGACAAAACCTTCAAATACCATAGTAagctgaaaagacacatgagaatacacactggagaaaaaccttttatctgtttaatatgtggtaaaggttttgtagaaagtcacGCTTTGAAGGTACACataagaatacacactggtgaaaaaacttttatctgttcaatctgtggtaaacgtTTTAGTGTATGTCACAATTTGAACGtgcacatgacaatacacaccggtgaaaaaacgttttcctgttcaacctgtggtaaaggttttacacaaagtcactatttgaaagtacacatgagaacacacactagtgaaaaacctttttcctgttctacctgtggtaaaggttttacacaaaatcaACATTTgagaagacacatgagaacacacactggagaaaaacccttttcctgttcaacctgtggtaaaggttttacacaaagtcaacatttgagaagacacatgagaacacacactagtgaaaaaacgtcttcctgttcaacctgtggtaaaggctttacacaaagtcaaaatttgagaagacacatgagaacacacactggagaaaaacctttttcctgttcaacctgtggtaaaggttttacacaaagtcaacatttgaaaagacacatgagaacacacaatggaaaaaaaacattttcctatTCAACCTGTTGTAAAGGTATTacagaaagtcagagtttgaaaagacacaagagaacacacactggtgaaaaatcacattcctgttcaatctgcaacagaagttTTCGTCTTCGACtaaaccttgtagcacacatgaaaagacacacaggagagaaagtgttgagttgcagcgtgtgtggtgaaagattctcttctaagtaccagtgtaagaaacacaagtgtgct